The stretch of DNA GATATATTGTTCTCTTTATCCCCTTATTTTGGCAGGCATTCTATTCTCTGCTATGGTAACAGCAGTTATTACTGATGCTATAAAGGATGCAGTTGGACGGCCTAGGCCAGACTTTTTTTGGCGCTGTTTTCCTGATGGAAAGGATGTATGCTCCTCTGGATCTACATATCTTTTAACTGTTACCGCtgccttttttgttttcttgctACTTTCCTGTGCTATATGTTTGACTATGGTTCCtcatatttcactttttttaggTTTATAATCAATTGGGAGGAGTTATATGTCATGGCAAGAGGGATATTGTGAAGGAAGGACATAAAAGTTTCCCAAGTGGGCATACATCATGTAAGAAGCACCTGACACTGTATTTTGAATACCTTACTGCATCTTTTAGGAGACGAAAAAAAGTTCTAAAAATCATACTCTCTTGTTTTGTTGTGTTAAAAAAAGTCCTAAAACAGgagagagttaaaagaattgCTTTAgccaaaccccccccccccccgggggggAAAAAAAATGCTTTAAAGTTTTCTTCTCTTTACTAGAAAATTCTTCTCCCACATGTAGGAGGAATTAGATGGAAATCTGAATTTAGTGGTTGAATATAATGAATTAATCACCAGTAGAAACACTTGGAAATCACACTTGAAAATTTTCTCCTTAGCTCCTCTCCTCAGattacaaaaaagaagaaaggactAAGAACTTTTTCTCCCTTAACCTCTAATCCTCTTTTCTGTTGAGTGTTTCCTCCAAGCGGACAGAGGGAACCTATATTAGCAGTAAGCAGAATTTATTGGTTAATATTAATGCAAGTGTATTTATctaattaaagaaatataattgcAATTTTTGCTGGAAAATGCAAAATGTTGCGAAATTTGTTTGATATTAAGCAAGTGTTCCTGGCAGacctattttatttttcttgctatTGTTATTATGTCCATGATTGCGGGATACATCCTAATGAAAGCAGAACCCAACAAACAACTCTCGAGTTGGGGTTTTGGTTCCATGGGAGTTGGTTTTTTCTACTCTGGACCTCCAATTTGGGTGGCTGGATACTTGGCAACCATTCTACTCTTAACTTTTACAAAACCATTGACTTTGTGCAAcacttaattttcaattttcagggTCTTTTGCTGGTCTGGGATTTCTGTCACTGTATTTATCTGGAAAGATAAGAGCATTTGATCAGGGAGGCCATGTTGCAAAGTTATGCATTGTTCTACTTCctttatttgttgcatttttGGTTGGCATTTCTCGAGTTGATGACTACTGGCACCACTGGCAGGATGTGTTTGCTGGAGGACTCTTAGGTTTGCTCAATCATATGCTTGTTACTTTTACTGATTGGTATCAAGGCATGCATGTGTAAGTTTACTGTCTTCTAAATAAGAATTTGCTGCAGGACTTATAGTGGCCACATTTTGCTATTTGCAATTTTTCCCACCCCCATATCATGTTGAAGGTAAACTGCTATTTCCTTTTTATCttggtttctttttctttttgcaagtGATATTGTGATACTAATGTGATGGTTTTGAAGATGTTTAAGTGCTAATTTGTTAAAATACGTTATGAAAGAGATTTTACACTTCAAACCATAAAAGTCACTCTGTGTTTGGTATGCGAAAATCCAACTTAATTGCTGAACTTCAGCTTCATTTCTTGCTGGTGAGTACCGGCATTTGATGGTAGGAAAAATGGGCACATATTATTCAGGATTGTTTAGtggaaaagaaagggaaagagagaataCAAATATAGGTAAGCTTAGCTTATAGCCATGTCATATTCATTATTGGCGCTTCCTCATATGGTGGAACCTGTGTAATTTTGAAATGCATTCAACAAACTGTTCACTAGTGTTTAAACCAGTGGACTTGTGGCTCTAGAACCAGTTCCTCTGTTCTTCCTAGCGTGCACTCATTCTCAAGATGGCAACTTGTTTTAGTGGGGGGAACTAAACTAATCCAGGATTTTTATTGAACATTGCTTGTTAAAATCTGTTCTGGACTCGGGCAAGAAGAGATTACATATAATTCTTCTGATTGGATATTGAAACTACACCTAATCTAAACTCTAAAGTTTGTTATCAAACTAATGTCATTGCATCTTTTGTGGGTTTGATTGAAAATTGTATTTATCTGAGCTTGGACCCATTTTGACGTTTAGGTTGGGGGCCTTATGCTTATTTTCGTGTATTGGAGGAATCACGGGCAGCTATGCAGTCAGCCACTCCACAGAATGATCGATCCACAGAGGAGGCTCATAGGGAAAGTCAACAAAGTGGAAGAAACAGAAGTGCGTTCACGGGAATATGTTTAGCTGATGATTTGGAATCAGGCAGAagatgattttgaaaatttctggTTCATGCTTCCTTCGTAGTTGTGTAGTTTAAAGGGCTGAGCCTCGTTATTTCTTCCATTACCAAAACCACACTTTGCAGATTTGTCTTACCTGATGCTCATGGTTTATGAATTACAGACCGTGTCGGTTTATAAATTACAGACCGCGTCGGGCAGGTGGCCCCCCTCTCATTTTGCTCGCGTCGAACAAACGCAAATAACATAACATCCttgttatgaattattatgcATACTTGCGAATTTACCTAGGGCACCGGTAGGGCTCTAGGGTATTAGTGGCAGAGTTTTCATAATAacgaggaaaaaaaaaaaaagaagagaaaataacaTAATCGATAAATGTTAAAGTTGGTTAGTGGACGGTGGTTGGTTGGGTATTTAAATGGATGAGGGGGTCGCGGTGCAGAGAGGTAGAAAGTCGTGGTTGGCTGCTGTACCACTATTATACTTCCAGCTTTCGAAATTATTAGCTAGAGTAGTTGGCAGTTGTACCGCCAACAATAATACTTTATATAAGCCATTCATCCTCTTCCAggggacaaaaaaaaaaataaaaaaaatctaatgtTATTATACGACCAGATGTATTAATTTCATCACTGAGTCTTCACGATTTATTGCAATTTGTGATTTCAATTAAGCC from Diospyros lotus cultivar Yz01 chromosome 6, ASM1463336v1, whole genome shotgun sequence encodes:
- the LOC127804240 gene encoding putative lipid phosphate phosphatase 3, chloroplastic, whose amino-acid sequence is MEDQCGSHTVRSHGITVARTHMHDWVILMLLVAIDAILNLIHPFYRFVGKDMMVDLKYPLKDSTVPLWAVPIYAVLLPIAIFLFVYFRRRDVYDLHHAVLGILFSAMVTAVITDAIKDAVGRPRPDFFWRCFPDGKDVYNQLGGVICHGKRDIVKEGHKSFPSGHTSWSFAGLGFLSLYLSGKIRAFDQGGHVAKLCIVLLPLFVAFLVGISRVDDYWHHWQDVFAGGLLGLIVATFCYLQFFPPPYHVEGWGPYAYFRVLEESRAAMQSATPQNDRSTEEAHRESQQSGRNRSAFTGICLADDLESGRR